The proteins below are encoded in one region of Akkermansiaceae bacterium:
- a CDS encoding peptidylprolyl isomerase translates to MALAGCLASCAEEKKADGNTGVASTDSPKVEAKVKDIRIELETSKGKIEATIYASKVPMTAANYLNLAKRGYYDGLKFHRVIPDFMIQGGDPQGTGMGGPGYRFEDEFDPSLKHDGPGVFSMANAGPGTNGSQFFITHKDTAWLNGKHSVFGKVTKGMDVVNAIEGGDTIKSIKVLDPTDALFAAQKAKLDEWNAVLDAKQ, encoded by the coding sequence ATGGCTCTGGCCGGGTGTTTGGCATCCTGTGCAGAGGAGAAGAAGGCTGATGGGAATACTGGGGTCGCGAGTACCGATTCGCCTAAAGTCGAAGCGAAGGTGAAGGATATCCGGATCGAATTGGAAACCAGCAAAGGTAAGATCGAGGCGACCATTTATGCATCCAAGGTGCCGATGACCGCTGCGAACTACCTGAACCTTGCCAAGCGTGGTTATTATGACGGGTTGAAGTTCCATCGCGTGATCCCCGATTTCATGATCCAGGGGGGGGATCCGCAGGGAACGGGAATGGGGGGGCCGGGTTACCGTTTTGAGGATGAATTTGATCCCTCGCTCAAGCATGACGGGCCCGGGGTGTTCTCCATGGCGAATGCCGGACCGGGGACGAATGGCTCCCAGTTTTTCATCACCCACAAGGATACGGCATGGCTCAATGGCAAACACAGTGTGTTTGGAAAAGTCACCAAGGGTATGGATGTGGTTAATGCCATTGAGGGGGGCGACACCATCAAGTCGATCAAGGTGCTCGATCCCACGGATGCCCTGTTTGCGGCTCAGAAGGCTAAGCTCGACGAGTGGAATGCCGTGCTCGATGCCAAGCAATAA
- a CDS encoding YegP family protein: protein MFEIYQSEKTKKYHFRLKAGNGEIILTGQGYKDKPGCENGVASVGKNGTDESRFEIKDSADGKKYFVLKATNGQIIGQSQMYKTESGLKNGIASVGKNCAGKVKDLTV from the coding sequence ATGTTTGAAATCTATCAAAGCGAAAAAACCAAGAAGTATCATTTCCGCCTCAAAGCTGGCAACGGCGAGATCATCCTCACCGGCCAGGGGTACAAAGACAAGCCGGGCTGTGAAAACGGCGTGGCTTCCGTCGGTAAAAACGGCACGGACGAATCCCGTTTCGAGATCAAGGACTCTGCGGACGGGAAAAAATACTTTGTGCTCAAGGCAACCAACGGTCAGATCATCGGCCAGAGCCAGATGTATAAAACCGAGTCCGGGCTGAAAAACGGTATCGCCTCTGTCGGCAAAAACTGCGCAGGCAAGGTCAAGGACCTCACGGTCTAA
- a CDS encoding bifunctional GNAT family N-acetyltransferase/carbon-nitrogen hydrolase family protein, protein MQNIENIELVLLDLDIYQEMKQVMIEAYAGLDNAYWKEHELETLIGLFPEGQVVIKVNGQLAGCALSIIVDYDKFGGRHTYSDITGDFTFSTHDPEGDTLYGIDIFVKPEFRGLRLGRRLYDYRKELCEQLNLKGVAFGGRIPNYHKYSDEITPKEYIERVKRKEIHDPVLNFQISNDFHPTKILKNYLEGDDHSNEYAVLLEWDNIYYEKDDKPISPTKTVVRLGLVQWQMRPYKGLDDLLHQIEFFIDAVSGYRSDFALLPEYFNAPLMAENNHLSEADAIRELAKHTEAIVKRFSELAISYNINIITGSMPEMVDDRLYNVGYLCRRDGTSERYEKLHVTPDEAMVWGLAGGDTLRVFDTDCGKIGILICYDVEFPELSRLLADQGMDILFVPFLTDTQNAYSRVRHCAQARAIENECYVAIAGSVGNLPKVNNMSIQFAQSMVFTPCDFAFPTNGVKAEATANTEMILIADVDLDLLREMHEFGSVRNLKDRRPDLYSLKHISR, encoded by the coding sequence ATGCAAAACATCGAAAACATTGAGCTCGTGCTTCTCGATCTGGATATCTACCAGGAAATGAAGCAGGTTATGATCGAAGCCTATGCCGGCCTCGACAACGCCTACTGGAAGGAACACGAACTCGAAACATTAATCGGGCTTTTCCCCGAGGGACAGGTCGTCATCAAGGTGAATGGACAGCTTGCAGGTTGCGCCCTCTCCATCATCGTGGACTACGATAAGTTCGGCGGGCGACACACCTACAGCGACATCACAGGCGACTTCACCTTCAGTACCCATGACCCGGAGGGTGACACGCTCTACGGCATCGATATTTTCGTTAAACCGGAGTTTCGCGGACTACGGCTCGGCAGGCGCCTCTACGATTACCGCAAGGAACTTTGTGAGCAACTCAACCTCAAGGGCGTCGCCTTCGGCGGGCGTATTCCTAACTACCACAAGTACTCCGATGAGATTACGCCCAAGGAATACATCGAACGCGTCAAGCGTAAAGAGATTCACGATCCGGTCCTCAACTTCCAGATATCGAATGATTTTCACCCCACCAAAATCCTCAAGAACTATCTCGAGGGTGACGACCACTCCAATGAATACGCCGTCCTGTTAGAATGGGATAACATTTATTACGAAAAAGACGACAAGCCGATCTCGCCGACCAAAACCGTCGTCCGACTTGGTCTGGTCCAGTGGCAGATGCGCCCCTACAAGGGACTGGACGACCTGCTGCACCAGATTGAGTTTTTCATCGATGCCGTCTCAGGCTACCGGTCTGACTTCGCACTGCTGCCCGAGTATTTTAATGCGCCGCTGATGGCGGAAAACAACCACCTCTCGGAGGCGGACGCAATCCGGGAGCTGGCAAAACACACGGAAGCCATCGTCAAACGTTTTTCCGAGCTGGCGATCTCCTACAACATCAACATCATCACCGGCAGCATGCCCGAGATGGTCGATGACAGACTCTACAACGTCGGCTACCTCTGCCGCCGGGACGGAACCAGCGAGCGTTATGAAAAGCTCCACGTCACCCCGGACGAGGCAATGGTCTGGGGCCTTGCAGGCGGAGATACGCTGCGGGTGTTCGATACCGACTGCGGAAAAATCGGCATCCTCATCTGTTACGATGTCGAATTCCCCGAGCTCAGCCGGCTGCTGGCGGACCAGGGTATGGATATCCTCTTTGTCCCCTTCCTGACCGACACCCAGAACGCCTACTCACGCGTCCGTCATTGCGCCCAGGCACGCGCCATCGAAAACGAGTGTTACGTCGCCATCGCAGGCAGCGTGGGCAACCTCCCCAAGGTCAACAACATGAGCATCCAGTTTGCACAGTCGATGGTCTTTACCCCCTGCGATTTTGCGTTCCCCACCAACGGCGTCAAGGCAGAGGCCACGGCCAATACCGAGATGATCCTCATCGCCGATGTCGATCTCGACCTGCTGCGTGAGATGCACGAGTTCGGCAGCGTCAGAAACCTCAAGGACCGCCGCCCCGATCTCTACAGCCTCAAACACATCAGCAGGTAA
- a CDS encoding dienelactone hydrolase produces the protein MKSLIVLLSLASVLLAEKASYVPTASKSKVPTELCSFSYNGREVPLKIYLPTTGKPAPLILLSHGLGGSREVGTYLGERWAGAGYVVVAMQHAGSDEEVWKKLPLTQRKQTLARAANIKTFLARMKDVPATLDQLERWNVEKKHILEKRIDMEHIGIAGHSYGAVTTQAIAGQSFGPMGPAYLDKRIDAGFAMSPSIPRRGSAEKAFAGIAIPMLLMTGTKDGNFITNAPPASRRGVFAALPPSAGNARTKHYELVLKDAEHSAFSDHRLRGEGKHNPNHHRVIKAISTAFWDSALKGNSAASEWLNGKGPYTCLQNGDLWQCK, from the coding sequence ATGAAATCACTCATCGTCCTTTTGTCCCTTGCGTCCGTTCTGCTGGCCGAAAAAGCATCTTACGTCCCTACTGCATCGAAATCCAAGGTGCCTACCGAGCTATGTTCGTTTTCCTACAATGGTCGCGAAGTTCCGCTGAAAATCTACCTGCCTACCACCGGGAAACCGGCACCTCTTATCCTGTTAAGCCACGGGCTTGGAGGGTCGCGTGAAGTGGGCACCTACCTGGGCGAACGGTGGGCGGGAGCCGGTTATGTAGTGGTCGCCATGCAACACGCTGGCAGTGATGAGGAGGTATGGAAAAAGTTACCACTCACGCAGCGAAAACAAACGCTTGCACGCGCCGCCAACATCAAGACTTTTCTCGCACGGATGAAGGATGTCCCCGCCACGCTGGATCAGTTGGAACGATGGAATGTTGAAAAAAAGCATATCCTGGAGAAGCGTATCGATATGGAGCACATCGGCATCGCTGGCCACTCGTATGGCGCGGTGACCACCCAGGCCATTGCCGGGCAGTCGTTCGGGCCGATGGGGCCCGCCTATTTGGACAAACGCATTGACGCCGGGTTTGCCATGAGTCCGAGTATTCCGCGCAGGGGTTCTGCGGAGAAAGCCTTTGCCGGGATAGCGATCCCGATGTTGTTGATGACAGGGACGAAAGACGGCAATTTCATCACCAACGCGCCACCGGCATCGCGTCGAGGCGTTTTTGCAGCCTTGCCCCCATCGGCTGGAAATGCCAGGACGAAGCATTACGAACTGGTGCTCAAAGACGCCGAGCACAGCGCCTTTTCCGATCACCGGCTACGTGGAGAAGGTAAACATAATCCCAACCATCACCGGGTCATTAAGGCCATCAGTACCGCCTTCTGGGACAGTGCCCTCAAAGGCAATAGCGCTGCCAGCGAGTGGCTGAATGGCAAAGGTCCTTATACCTGTTTGCAAAATGGTGACCTTTGGCAGTGCAAGTAG
- a CDS encoding dodecin domain-containing protein yields MSDHIYKKIEITGTSTKSTDEAIENAIRKAGESVHNLRWFEVVETRGHIVDNKVDHWQVTIKIGFTLDD; encoded by the coding sequence ATGAGCGACCATATCTATAAAAAAATCGAGATCACCGGAACTTCCACCAAAAGCACCGACGAGGCCATTGAAAATGCCATCAGGAAAGCAGGCGAGAGTGTCCATAACCTGCGCTGGTTTGAAGTCGTCGAGACGCGGGGGCACATTGTAGACAACAAAGTCGATCATTGGCAGGTGACCATCAAAATCGGCTTTACCCTCGACGACTGA
- a CDS encoding NAD-binding protein, translated as MKSLPTIFAAFRENRMGRINLRALTKLLLILMSLVITYSILFHILMLREGQEHSWLTGFYWTLTVMSTLGFGDITFHSDIGRLFSVVVLITGVVFLLVLLPFTFIEFFYAPYIRAQERAKAPTQVPPNTEGHVIMTDYGPVARSLTRLLDDYGYPYFVLTSKLEQALDLQHQGVPVILGNWADPDNFQKLNIEKASMVVTTRDDVTNTNITFTARELSDRVTIVASASTSGVRDALELAGVTHILQLEELMGETLARRVIGNDAKAHVIGAIYDLRIAETGIARTSLPGKTVAESGILEQTGMVVVGRWERGSYYPTDLTSPLTQKSILLLAGTKEQVEVYNQVFGVTTEKSCKVVIVGGGRVGRVLSRALTEAGIEWVIIEKLAARVAGIENTIIGDASEFEVLVAAGMREAASVIITTHDDPINTFLTIFYRRLRNDLQIISRCTRPQYATRLHRAGADLVLSYASMGANTIFTYLRGSGTVPLGDGVNVFTTQVPRSLAGVTIATSEVRSRTGCSIIALETNGERQLNPGPDQLLPEDGSLVLVGSLEAEREFLSVFGSATKP; from the coding sequence ATGAAATCACTTCCCACTATCTTCGCTGCGTTCCGGGAAAACCGGATGGGCCGCATCAACCTGAGGGCACTGACCAAGCTTCTGCTGATTTTGATGTCACTAGTCATCACCTACAGCATCCTCTTCCACATCCTGATGCTGCGCGAAGGCCAGGAACATAGCTGGCTCACTGGTTTCTACTGGACTCTAACAGTGATGTCGACACTCGGATTCGGTGATATCACCTTCCACTCGGACATCGGACGTCTATTCTCGGTGGTGGTGCTCATTACGGGTGTGGTTTTTCTACTGGTCCTCCTTCCCTTCACCTTTATCGAGTTCTTTTACGCCCCCTACATCAGGGCTCAGGAAAGGGCAAAAGCCCCCACGCAGGTGCCCCCAAACACCGAAGGCCATGTGATCATGACCGATTACGGTCCCGTCGCACGTTCACTTACCCGCCTGCTCGACGATTACGGATACCCCTACTTCGTGCTCACTTCCAAGTTGGAGCAGGCACTCGATTTACAGCACCAGGGAGTGCCGGTCATCCTCGGCAACTGGGCCGATCCGGATAATTTTCAAAAGCTCAACATCGAAAAGGCGAGCATGGTGGTCACCACCCGCGACGACGTCACAAACACCAACATTACCTTCACCGCACGCGAACTCTCGGATCGTGTCACCATCGTGGCTTCCGCATCCACCAGCGGCGTGCGTGATGCCCTCGAACTCGCGGGCGTCACCCACATCCTCCAACTTGAGGAACTGATGGGAGAAACCCTCGCCCGACGGGTGATCGGCAATGACGCCAAGGCGCATGTCATTGGAGCCATCTACGACCTCCGCATCGCCGAGACGGGTATTGCACGCACCTCCCTGCCTGGGAAAACCGTCGCCGAAAGCGGTATCCTCGAGCAGACGGGCATGGTGGTCGTGGGCCGGTGGGAACGGGGAAGCTACTACCCCACCGATCTAACATCACCGCTCACACAAAAATCGATCCTCCTACTAGCAGGCACCAAGGAGCAGGTGGAGGTCTACAACCAGGTCTTTGGTGTCACGACCGAGAAAAGCTGCAAGGTGGTCATCGTCGGCGGTGGTCGAGTCGGTCGCGTGCTCTCCCGTGCTCTTACTGAAGCAGGAATCGAGTGGGTTATCATTGAGAAGCTTGCGGCACGCGTTGCAGGTATCGAAAACACAATTATAGGAGATGCGTCCGAGTTCGAAGTGCTGGTGGCGGCCGGAATGCGTGAGGCGGCTTCGGTCATCATCACCACGCATGATGACCCCATAAATACCTTCCTCACCATCTTTTACCGACGCCTGCGCAACGACCTTCAAATCATCTCGCGTTGCACCCGACCCCAGTATGCCACACGGCTCCATCGTGCCGGGGCGGATCTTGTGCTCTCCTACGCATCCATGGGCGCAAACACGATTTTCACCTACCTTCGCGGCAGTGGCACCGTGCCGTTGGGTGACGGTGTCAATGTGTTCACCACCCAAGTTCCCCGTTCCCTGGCTGGTGTAACCATCGCTACGTCGGAAGTTCGCTCGCGGACCGGATGTTCCATCATCGCATTGGAAACCAACGGTGAGCGCCAGCTCAATCCCGGGCCCGACCAATTGCTCCCTGAAGACGGCAGCCTGGTCCTGGTGGGATCACTTGAAGCCGAACGGGAGTTCCTTTCAGTCTTTGGATCGGCCACAAAACCATAG
- a CDS encoding TlpA family protein disulfide reductase, which translates to MMMLITTSLKKQVSSHITLGLSSVLLLLAVAPAMAEMHWLESGMSVKTFGNRPHHLALSDTAPASIKRAPEGLRSPRYATLILGPKAAPARITIILDEVKGRPDRIHVDANANGDFTDDPALTLTTAETFDPDNAAATQYQARATVEIPFASGMKKGRIEFFQTRSDTKYDLTFRKSINYYADYGWFGEMEIGGKNIPTGLSDAGGCGDFREDENVMNTPILWFGVGSGPKAKYGTSAIATKPFELEGKWWRVKDLTPDGHFSIVATVKPADAKPVKAQAKQGGPDLTTGKPAPVFTGKLLGGKAVNFPADYKGKIVLLDFWATWCGPCIREIPHVLEAHKKFHSKGFEVLGVSLDRAADEAKLAKFTKAKGMAWPQVFDGRFWDAEVSKLYGIRAVPYMILIDGDTGLVIVNDIAGHELGGIVEKTLAKKKSTTP; encoded by the coding sequence ATGATGATGCTCATCACCACTTCACTCAAAAAACAAGTTTCCAGCCATATTACTCTGGGTTTGTCCTCCGTTTTGCTGCTGCTCGCAGTCGCGCCCGCCATGGCGGAAATGCACTGGCTTGAATCCGGTATGAGCGTAAAAACTTTCGGCAACCGGCCCCATCATCTGGCACTGAGCGATACCGCGCCGGCCTCGATCAAACGCGCGCCGGAAGGTCTGCGCTCGCCGCGTTACGCCACCCTCATTCTCGGACCCAAGGCCGCGCCCGCCAGGATCACAATCATCCTCGACGAGGTAAAGGGCCGCCCGGACCGCATTCATGTTGATGCCAATGCCAACGGGGATTTTACCGATGATCCGGCACTGACCCTCACCACCGCCGAAACCTTTGATCCGGACAACGCCGCAGCCACCCAGTATCAGGCCCGCGCCACGGTGGAGATTCCCTTCGCCTCGGGCATGAAAAAAGGCCGCATCGAGTTCTTTCAAACGCGATCCGACACGAAGTATGACCTCACATTCCGCAAGTCCATCAACTATTACGCCGACTACGGCTGGTTTGGCGAAATGGAAATCGGTGGCAAAAACATTCCGACCGGGCTTTCGGATGCCGGTGGCTGCGGGGATTTTCGCGAGGATGAAAACGTCATGAACACGCCGATCTTGTGGTTTGGAGTCGGTAGCGGACCAAAAGCAAAATACGGAACCTCCGCCATCGCTACCAAGCCGTTTGAACTGGAGGGCAAGTGGTGGCGGGTCAAGGACCTCACTCCGGACGGCCATTTTTCCATCGTGGCAACCGTCAAGCCCGCCGACGCGAAACCGGTGAAGGCCCAGGCCAAACAGGGCGGGCCTGACCTGACTACGGGCAAGCCGGCCCCGGTATTCACCGGGAAGCTACTTGGCGGCAAGGCTGTCAATTTTCCAGCCGACTACAAGGGCAAGATCGTACTGCTCGATTTCTGGGCCACCTGGTGCGGCCCCTGCATCCGCGAAATTCCGCATGTCCTGGAGGCCCACAAAAAGTTCCACAGCAAGGGCTTTGAAGTGCTCGGCGTTTCCCTCGACAGGGCCGCGGATGAAGCCAAGCTGGCGAAGTTCACCAAGGCTAAAGGAATGGCCTGGCCGCAGGTTTTCGATGGCAGGTTCTGGGATGCCGAAGTATCGAAGCTCTACGGCATCCGGGCCGTGCCCTACATGATCCTCATCGATGGCGACACGGGCCTGGTGATCGTAAACGACATCGCCGGACACGAGTTGGGCGGGATCGTGGAAAAGACCCTCGCCAAGAAAAAGAGCACCACACCCTGA
- a CDS encoding helix-turn-helix domain-containing protein encodes MSEWTDIGEQLRKARESKGIDLKDVAHTTRIPLSTLTALEESDYSIFPSPSYARSFLSQYSQFLDVDAHEWIDAFETGDVLSNVNDHGYLQSHNEHIGTHRHHPEPARHRSRGSSRREDSSSDSGSSMLQTLTVFFVTALLIGGGIYAYQKYEPMLKGALNEETNDHTSDNPSPGTAAAQPPSTDNPSSDATQTPPLVAKNDPSTTDGDSNKGNKPNSPASTNQPGEGQNPAPAEPNRTGKPPKAMVIEEDE; translated from the coding sequence ATGAGCGAATGGACAGATATCGGCGAACAACTGCGCAAGGCCCGCGAAAGCAAGGGCATTGACCTAAAGGATGTCGCCCATACCACCCGTATCCCGCTGTCCACCCTGACAGCGCTTGAGGAAAGCGATTACTCGATTTTCCCCTCACCCTCCTACGCCCGCAGCTTTCTCTCACAATACAGCCAGTTTCTCGACGTTGATGCCCACGAATGGATTGACGCCTTCGAAACCGGCGACGTGCTGTCCAACGTCAACGACCACGGCTACCTGCAATCGCATAACGAGCACATAGGAACTCACCGTCATCACCCCGAGCCAGCCCGGCACCGCAGCCGTGGTTCAAGCCGGCGCGAGGATTCCTCATCCGACAGCGGCTCGTCCATGCTGCAGACATTGACGGTCTTTTTTGTCACCGCCCTCCTTATTGGCGGTGGGATCTATGCCTATCAAAAATATGAGCCCATGCTCAAAGGTGCCCTCAATGAGGAAACCAATGACCATACCAGTGACAACCCATCCCCCGGCACCGCAGCTGCGCAGCCTCCATCCACGGACAATCCGTCGTCCGATGCCACACAAACTCCTCCTCTCGTTGCAAAAAATGACCCGTCAACCACTGACGGCGATTCCAATAAAGGCAACAAGCCAAACTCCCCGGCATCCACAAACCAACCCGGTGAAGGGCAAAACCCCGCCCCTGCAGAACCTAACAGGACCGGCAAGCCTCCCAAGGCGATGGTGATTGAGGAGGATGAGTAG